The sequence aaaagagaaattatGAAGCACACATTTAAGAGAGACAACGGAAGTCTTTACATTAATGGTTTTGCAATGGGCTAATTGATGATttgcatataaaaaaattactaataaatgAGAACACATGCATGGTTGGGATAATTGATAGGCCTCCATTTATTCGTATTTGTCATGATAGCCACACTTTTGTCGTTTGGGTCTCTTcaccttatttttctttatctacCTTCAAATGAAATCCTTGCAAGAAATCTCTGGCATTAATGGTGTGACATTGAATGGCCTTTTCTGGccatccataattttttttttgacaattgaTATGAGAACCCTTCATAAATCCCCATAGTTTTCACATCCACCGTGagtttgggggaaaaaaaaatatccatttTAAGGAGGAGAATAGTACTATTACAAGGCCATCCatacaaattcaaaaagaaattatgaaCAATCTCCTTAACTCTCCCAATATTGGGTAGATTCTTGTAAGGCTTTggcttttaataaaattattagaaaatacACAATATAACACCGGTAACATGTTAGAAAATGTGTGAAATAAGTATGATTTAATTATAAAGTATATGAGAAAATATAAAAGGTGGAGATAGAAACATAAAGAATACatgaaattattgtgatttgGCTTTAAAGGCCTACATCCATAACCAAAACTCCTTTTATGGTTGTATCTTTACTATCAAACTCTATGTATTACAATATATTCATTGGaagatttttaattatttatataggCCAAATCATAGACCAATCCAGAGTCACAATATTTGCACCACAAAATAGGATTAGTATTACTTTATTTGCATTCCAAAGAAGCACGTCACTAACACCatattaggaaaaataaaacatagtTATAATATAAAGACTTGCATTCTAAAAAGCACTTGAAGTTACATATGATTTCTATAATAAACTTTGACCTTTCCTAGCCCATATATCTGTAACAAAAAGTACCAATTTGTCACAACATCAATCCCTTTGAGAAGGGTAACCGAGTAAAGGAGGGTTATTGTTGATgtataataaaagaagaaagatcaCCTTCATGTGTAGTaacaaaaattggaaaatagaCACAATATAGTTGGAACAATATTGTGAagtcataataaataaaacaagagTGTTGAAAAAATCAAGACAACTTAAATGAGAACACACATGCAGGCGTGAAACTTAAGTGAGAGAGTCAATGAGCCTTACATTTTTTAATGTGAACTAGATAAGCCCTCGAAGCAtcataactttcttttttttgtgtccTTTCCTTCACTTTCTTTGTCAATTGTCCACGttcaaaagccaaaccaaaTGTCCTTCTATAGAAAGTAACGCATTAATGATGCCGCGTTGAAATTTGAGGGGTGGACGGCTTGGCCTTGGAGAGCACGGCATGCAACAAcatgatagagagagagaagattgaGAAAAGGTGGTAATATTTTATCTTTGAAAGAATAAAAACGCAGTACTACTAATAACAGCTATGCTACACTGTTACGGGCCTACgagtattataatttttactatattGTGCTTATAAACTGTTATgtcataaatcataataaaacaatttaaacaTTTGTTAATGAGAGGATTAAAACTCACCAACCACAATTATCGACCCCtcaatttataagttttatataataaaatttgtaatagttttatctttctttcttttcttaacaataataaagatcttgtatatgtatattttaagAGAGGTACTAGTCATGGAGGCATGGAGCAAGTAAATAAAAGAGATTCATTGTCTTTTGGTGGTGTGGTCCTGGTGAAACCATTTTATGCCATCTGGCTATGGGAATGCAAGgtgtatttttttattctgATAAGCTTTTAGTCGGTTTGAATGTGAAGTCAAACCTATATATCATGGCACTTGTTGTTGTTGGTCTGCTTCGTTTGTGTGAAGCATTCTCTAATCTCGATTACTTTTACGTACCTTTCTCGAAATTGAATGGCTGAAACCATCCAAGTTCAAACCATTATTTTGTCTTTTAGATGAATAACGACGATTTTTGTTGTGCATGCGATTGTTCTATTAAAATAACAATCTTGCTCGTAAAGGAGCAGAATCAAATATCCTTCTTTTATGATAAAATAATCAGGCATTGATTTATCCTCTTATCTATGAATAGGTTCGATCTAATCTTATATTTCAACTTATCAACTTTTAATATAGCAAAACCTGTATTAATATTTTCAAGGATAATTAAACTCAACCATGTGATTTGTTGGTCAATATAATCACATGATTGAATTCAATTAAAGAATAACCTAAAATAcaaacttaattaattttactaAAGTTTTATCAAATGAGTAAAACTCAAATTACGATGACTTAGTTTTTTACTGtataattaggaaaatatttgaAAGTTGTAATAcaaatggttgaatttaatcacaATTTTACATTTTGATACTAATGATTAGTGTTTAGTGATGAATTAATAAGAAAGTTTATGAAAATTGATGACTTATTTACTAAAGAATAATAATGGATAATGATTGGATTAAGGTGAATTGAGCAAATTAAGAGTTATTTTTACTTTCTCCTTGATTGTGGTGCATTTGTAGTTAGGAGTGTTCATAGTGTGATGTGGCTGTTGTTAGCAGATGATTTTACGTTTCACCACTTCTTATGGTTTCTTAAAACCCTCCACCAAGCCACGCCATGGAATGGTGGTTGGCCAACAGCAAAGGGACAATTTTATGTGCTTGGTGCGATGCAGCTTAGCCAGTGCAGTCAAATAACAACTAGAATGACTACGTTCGCTTGAAGCACGATGACATCAGCTAAGAATTAAGGATCAAGAACAGAGATCAATCATTGATTGctcaatttttcaaaatccaCAGTCGACATTTGAACCCTGAATGTTAGTTTTGGAAAAACAATAGTCAAGCCAGAATTGGTTCGCAACTACAAAAGTCAATCTACTTAACCCAATTTCAAGTCAACAAATGAACATTCCTAGTTGCAgtgtttcccaaaaaaaaaaaaaaaaaaaaaaagactaattaaGTAATGTCCCTcatcaatataatttttattaattttaatgaaaaataaaagagtttagTAAAAATTTGAATGTTCTATTAAATATCTAAATTACAAAGGTGGTAGATAAAAGTAATTTCCCTTACATATTGACATGTAATTGTTGAAAGTGGGGGGAGACAGGACACATAGAGTGGAGGGTTGCCAAATGCCAACACTAGCTTTCAAAGTCAATAGATGCCATTCAACCGATCTTTAATTCAACCGATCTTTAATTGGAATGGCAGagtccaaaaataaaaagtgtcaAATACAATATACTCTCTATAAAACTACTTCCCTTGGGACCTGTGTGTGCTTCCaaattctctctcactctcactctcctCATGATGTTCTTTCTTCTCGAGACATGGGCCACGTGGTTGTGAGTAGTACTATTATTAGATAATATAATAAGATAGgaatcatttttatcttttgttttcttatccTATCTCTAGCTTCAGATGCTTGTACTCATTTTCTgcagaggtttttttttttttttttttttactacaccCTTGAAGGAAAGGAACACAACTTCACTTCAATCAAATCAACAAGACGCTACGTGCTGAAAATACTGAAAAGCATGAGCATAACGCAACTTGTTGTTGAGATCAATGGCATTCACAATCACTCGTGCGTTGCCTTGTCAGTTTTTACTCCCTTTTGTTCACTTAATTTACttcaacaagtttttttttttgataagtacttCAACAAGTTACGTCTATGTGATATCCCAATCAATCTTATCTTAATAGtaaaaacttgaagaaaaataaaattttgatctGGTGTTTtggtgatatatttttttttttttttggtgtaagtaaaaattaaattttaaattttttatttaattatcagatattttattaattgaattagACGGAATCTATTACTActatcatatttaaatataaatagataCAACTTTAATCTCATTATTGATCTTAAGAATCCaaagctcaaattttttttttttaacacaataatTAACAACTGCTAAATGATTATTTTATctcaaaatttgacaaaaagaGACAATGGATTAGGTCAAATTATGAAGTACTCTTAATCAAGAGAAGAAAATAGGAGGTAACCCAATTCATTAATTAAGACCGAATTCCGCTTTTATTGACTTGAGACTTCTGTAGAGTAAAAGAGAATGTGAACCAATCATTGGactagaaaaacaaataaaaaagatataacTTATAttgtggaggaaaaaaagaaaaagtgctgCCCTTAATTCTTTAAAACTTTGAACAACAAATGAGAAGTGTGTTTGCCTCTTAGAAATCTCAAGATCTAGCTGAACACCGATTCCCATCACCTTGTTTGGCTTGTTTCCAAACTCAACCTCCTCTAGATTTATGACACTTATACCACTTGGCATCACCATCTACGTCTTTATGACCGAATCAGCTCCAAAATCAATTTGCAACGGTTGATCTTTTCACCATCTTCTAAGAATTCGAGTCATTTGAAAACCATGTCAAGCTATCaccttaaataaaatattggcACGTACTCACACAACACATTTTATGTGAATACGCAGATACGCCATGtcatctcctctctctctttctagaaAAATCTAATAACATATCGAATTATTCAATATATTGAAAAATTCGATTATGTATAGTAGACACTTTCTACTAACACATACACATACCTAACTTTATAACCTATTGAAGTAGTTGATTATAAATGGTAGACACTTTAATTTGTTGGGGGATCTGATATGTATGtagtattatttaaaaaaagaagaagggaaaataTAGTGATACATATACATACAAAGACAAGAATGCCTATTAGTATCAccttatcttttagttaaatattaGACGCGagatatatataatgaaaaagaaaaaagaaaaaaagaggaatgcCTCATCTTATTAATCATCATCTATGTAATTAATtatgaatataataataaaaatactataattcttttaatataatatatatgtgaagaagaaaaacataaagaaattaaataataaagaagCCACAATATTGTCTGTCTTGTAGTTAAAAAGGCCCCGTCAAATCTATCATCAACGATACCCTCTTCTAAACTTCTAACGGCTTTTCTCTTTAGCCCTTTTAAACTTTCAACCGTTTACTCCCCCGCCAAATATTGCAGTATATTTACATCTCTGTATCCAATACAAAAGTGGCAAACTACCTTGCCTCACAAGCCACATTATTCACAACCCCTTAGCCACCACCTTGACACTACTAGGAAGATAATCTGAATCCCCAAAGCTCCGGCTATCTGATTCGGTGTCAATTTCAAGCCTAACAACCATTGATGAATCATTAAGGCTATTGTTGGGAAGGCATGCCTTAAGCTGGTGAAAACTTGGAGCTAATGCTTTCTCTGTCCATTCTTCTAAACTTGTTCTTCCTAGCCATACCCCACTTGTAATCTTTTCCAGTGCCTCATCTTGTACTTCAATTGAAATTCCATCGCCTATGATGGTGGTGAATTTTTTATTGACAGAACTTGTGATGTTGCGGCGGATGGGGCTTAAGTTCACTGGCTTAAAGACAATTGTGTCATTGACAGCCTCAAGGAGTTCACGAGGTGCTGCTGAGGTCGTGGGTATTCTTGTATTCGTATTGCTATTGAGGCCATGCTCATATTCGTGATCAATTGTGAGATCACTTGAATTGTGTGAATTATCTGCCCTTTCATCCTCTGCATTAGCAGCTTCATTTAGATCGAATGCTAAAGCTGAACTTGTGTCCTTCTTACTAGGCTTAGTTGGTCTGTCTTCGTCGTGTAGCCAATGGGCTCTTCGTTTTGCAGTCCTCTCACAAAGGGATAATCTTAGATGCCAACCTCCTCTTGCTAAACTGGCAAGCTTATCTTCATCAAGTGAAATTCCATTGGATAAGTATTTGAGATTATCTGGCAGCCAATTAGCAGTAAGAATGAAGATGACATTTCCAAGACTGATTTCCCGTCCATGAGAATCAGCAAGCCGTCCTCTTTCCATTGCCCGTTTGATGCTCCCTCGGATTAGTGTATCTGCTTCATCAATGTCCTCGAGCATGATTACTGAAAAGGGGTTCCTCCTAACTGCCTCTGCAATTCTATCCAGAGCTGTTTTACCACGGAAACTCAAGTCTGATTCCCCATCATCGCGTCGAGAACCAAGACAAATCATTATTGGATTGGACTCGGATACCAGTTCTGAAAGAGCTGAAGCCATCTTCTTCTTGCCAACCCTGTcgggacccataaataatatCCACATGTCACCTCTTGATGCAGCACCACGTTGTTTTCCATTGCCCACTTTGCACTGGGTCACACTCGTAGCTAAAGCCGATGCTGCATCCTGCTGCCACCATACCTTCTCCATTAGACCCTTGACGAGCTTCTTGAATGAGTCAGCATCTAATGTGCTAAGCAGTTTATTGCTCTGCTTTTCATGCAAGTTGTTCTGTGGTTCAGAAGACATGCAGCCCAAAAAGTCTTTGATGCGCTCTTTATGGACAGGGCTGGTATCACTGACCTTCGGTCGCCCAAGAATCAGGTCTGTCCTTACAGGGCTGTCTGGTGGGGAAACTGCCCTCTCAGAGGGTTGAGTGGGCACTTGATTAGTGTTCGGCTGCAGGGTTTCCCCAAGAAGTCTGTTCATTTGTAATTTGGGTTGGAAAGATCGGCGAGCAATAACATTTGGATTGTACAAGCCTGCTATCGAGAGAGGTACAGGAGCAATTCTCTCAGAATTGAGATTgggatgatgaaaactaggaTGAAGACGAAAGCATGTATCAATCCATTTCTTCAGTAAATCTTGACTCCTCTGCTTTGAAATCAGTTCTTGGTCCTTGGGCTATAAAGATACAAATGAAGATTTGATTCATTTATATAGAAGTTCTATAATCACCCATTAgtaaatagaaaagaagaatcATGCTATTTGAGTTTGTGAATCAATTTGATCTAAATTTACCTGAGTCTGATCCGTTGTTTTGGCATCGTCATCATGGGCTTTAGCATTTTGCAACCACTGTGGCAGTTGAGGTCGAGCTGCTTCTGATTTAACTTCAGAAGATGATTTCTCAAACTCCTTGGGTAAAATTTTTGCTAGCTCTTGTTCGTAATTCTGCATGCATTGTGGGCAACAACTTGTTCTTCGAGCAGGATCCAAATTCTCAGAGAGACGTCTTGGTGCGGTTGCTCCAGCTGTAAAGCCCTTCAATGGAGACAGAGACTCAACGGAGCTGCTGAGAATCCCATTGGTGCCAAGCCTAATTGTCAAGAATAATACATGTAAATAGACAGTAACAAATTAGGAAAGGAGTAACCACACGTTTGAAGCCCAAGTGAAGCACATTCAAAAGCAAAACATCATGAAGCCCTAAATATTGTTAATTCGAACAAAAACTATGCTTGTGCTGTATGAACTCATGTAAAATTTGTGGGATTTCCTCAGTTATTGGAGGTGCAATTTCAGAACCCccccaagaaaagaaaaaagaaaaaagaaaaaaatccatcTATATCTCCAAATCAAGCAAATAGCTAGGCTgatatatagtatataaattttagatCATTACTaacttttaaaagaataatgGATTCTATAAACAGCAAATTTCAACACCACAGTAGCAGATAAGAGGGTGTTATGGCATGTGAAACTTACTAATTCAATCAAACAAGTCATCCTTAAACCAAAATTTACAAACAAAACTAGACGACAAACAATAATACAATCAAAATCCTTGAAAATAGAACTAAAAACCCAACAATCAAATAAATGGcaagcaagcaaaaaaaaatgattcaattataatcaaatCAAAAGAACACCACCACCAAAGATACCTTGGAAACATTCCTCCCGGAATCGCTCTAGGAGCAATTGGCACTGCCTGAAGATCCCAATCATTTTCCATAGAAGGATGATAAACCTGGCACCTCAAATAAGTCTCACAAGTGGCAGTCCCAATCAACCAAACCCGCCCCCCACTCCCTTCTCCAAACCTCCCCAATAGCTTCCCCATCTCCGCCACCGCCGCACGCCCCACCTCCGAAACAacctgttgctgctgctgctgcagCCCCGAACCAGGCCCTGCCCCCGCCCCCGCCACCCCGAAACTCACCGGTTGCTCAACCATCCATTTCAAATCGCCCAAATTAACAATAACACCACCACCAGAACCCGAATTCGCAATCCGGGTGTCAACCAAGTCGCCCAATTCTTTAACTTTAGCAGCTATTTGCGCTCTATCCGAAGAAAACTCCCTGTCCCAATGGATCACCTGAGCATTTTTCAATGCCCCATCACCCAATTCCTTATTCTCAATCCTCCTCAGTAGCTCTTTAACCACCGCCTCCGGCTCCGACTCGCCGACCAATACCGGGTTCCTCTTCTTGCTCCTCAGCAAAATATCAGCAATTCGTTTCACCTCCTCACCTCTCTGATGTCCCAATTGGGCTGCACTCCCCTGCTGCTGCAACCGTGGATTCAAGTACAGATTCCTATTTGGTGCAGTGGGTCCACCTCTAAATCCCAATCCAATAGGACCCGAGTTCGGAATCGAGGAAGCCGAAGGCGAAGGCGAATTCAGAGACTGTTCAATTGTGGCCTTAACGGCCGGGCTCGAAAAGCTAGCTTCTCGCATAACTCGACTCACACTCGGGTCGTCGAGAATCGATATAATCAGCTGCTCGAGCTCGACTTTCACCGCGAGAAGcggctgctgctgctgctcgGGGCAGCCACGCCGCTGATGCGCCTGCGCTCGCTTCAGCGCCGCCATAAGAGCATTCGAGATTGGTGGCTCGATACCGGGGCTGAGGTTCTGAGCCGTGGGGAGGCGCTCGAGCGCGACGCTGAAGCAGAGCTCGAGAGCTCGACACTGGAGCGGGTGCGAAGAATTGGGATGGGACTTGATACAAGCTTGGCGGAGGTAGCCGGAGGGAGAGGCCAAGAGCGTCGCCGCCACATGTAGCGGCGTCGTTTGGCCGTGGTTCCGCCTACCCGCCTCCGCGATCGAGTGGTTCAACACGCTCGCCGCCTCCGCCGTAAGGGTTTGCTGGATCGTACTCAATCCTGCTCTCATTTCCAACTACCCTTTTAACTAACAAAAATACagttatttttcttcttcttcttcttctttctccaaACTTAAAAATTTCTGGAATGAAAAAACtaatgttatattcacaacacaaccaaaacaaacagGGTGTGAACTTGGGTTGGTACAAAATGGACAAATTCGTGattttcaggtttttttttttttttctttctcaaaagcTAAAAAAGCCTTTTTAGCTTTAGAAAGctttttttccttataggaatctaTTTATCTATGCTATGCAGCTATAGCTATTGCTATGCAATCTATGTAGCTCTCTAtatttttgctttgcttttgcgctctctctctctctctctctctctctcaaaaaaaaaggatagtgCAAGAGTGAAATTCAACGCGAAAAGGAAACATCAGATCCCCTCCTTCACACAAGAAcagctttctctttcttttctctctttactttctctctttttgccTATAAcactttctctatctctctatctATCCATCTGAAAATCAAAATAAGCAAGGCGCTATCAAAAGACAAAATACCCTACATCAAATGAAatgatgaaggaaaaaaatagagggtggtgaaaaagaaaaaaaaatatattaattaataataatattggaCAAGTCTTTGTCAAAAATACCACTTCTCCTATTAACATAACAGTTACAAagagtgcaaaaaaaaaaaaaaacactatgtaaaagtaaaaattagttaTGGTACAGAGCGATGGGACCATAGgtgggaaaaaaatgaaattgttttagtactttttttaatttatttattgaagagagagagagagagagaggaaaagagaattTATGGAAAATAGAGTGTTGTTGGACGTACTATCAGTTTGCGAGGATTTCTGGAAAATGCTTTCTGGGCAGAGAGAGCAATCTGCTCTCCTTTTTGTgtcgtttttttcttttattacttttcactttttttttaattttaattttaattttaatttttttggtaatttccCTTGTCTCCATGTGTGTTAGAGATAATGTAAAGAAGAGAGGATAGAGAGAGATTCAAAGAGTGGATATTACTTACTACGGtacattttttctctctttggacTATGGATTGACTGCCTTTATTATTCTCCACTCTCATTTATTTTGCATTAGTAGTTCTATTTCACACTTTTTGTGAAGAAGGGTAGGGTAACACATGATCACGCGCTTACCATACGTGTGTTGCCATACTTTTACTTCactccattataaaaaaattatttaaatattaacttCTTAGAATTACTACAGCATATTTTTAGTAAGATAATCATTctgcaaatataaatatttatgcATTGTAAAAATAAAGGATCGAGTTCAAGTCTTTAAAAGTGAGTTTCAACTAAAACATTTGGCTTATTAAATCTCTcgtcttaataaaaaaaattgtttagtttttaatttttttttttacttatgtattacaatattttaaaacctcacttctattttttttttaactaatataaGCATATTTTAGTCCGCTTTAAACATAAACTCAAAAGCTTACAAGTGGAAGTAATGTAGGTGACGCGCTTGGATTTGGCGTGGGGAAGAAAGTGAAAACTCATGATCTTTTTAATCTCTTAATTCTTGCCTTTCAACCAATTTTCTGCTTTTCACACGCAACCGCTGCACTGCAAAGGTATCGCACGGCTTTCACCTTTTCATActtcacactttctctctccctatctctccaactttttaactttataaTTATCGCTTTCTCTATCTAGTTTTCGTGTGCAATTTTTGTCACATTAACACCACCATAGAATCTGGGCACCCCTGGGTTTTGTTGAGCCAGATTAATTaatcacttattattattattattacctcTAATTCGAAACATTTAAATCCcatttataataataacaataacaatatgGTTGATCATTGTGTATACTCTTGTACCATAACTTGTTTCAATGTTTCACACCCCTATAGACTACAGTTCATTCAAGTTGAGAGACCAGGGTACTCAGCAATTTGCATGTGCTCCCTCTTAAATGAATGATAGGAAATTTATGTGGAAgtttcatgacaaaaagtgaGCCAAACACGGTTCATTTAAACTTTTGCAATAATGATTCTAATTTGGAAAACTTTCCAAGTTTGTGTGCTCAACCAAAACCACCAATAACTCTAGattttttgtaattcaaaaTAAAGGACCATCATGATCTTCTTTTAGGTTAAAAGgttaaattgaataaatatgctttctttctttttttttcttttttctctca is a genomic window of Quercus lobata isolate SW786 chromosome 2, ValleyOak3.0 Primary Assembly, whole genome shotgun sequence containing:
- the LOC115977357 gene encoding protein SUPPRESSOR OF MAX2 1, whose protein sequence is MRAGLSTIQQTLTAEAASVLNHSIAEAGRRNHGQTTPLHVAATLLASPSGYLRQACIKSHPNSSHPLQCRALELCFSVALERLPTAQNLSPGIEPPISNALMAALKRAQAHQRRGCPEQQQQPLLAVKVELEQLIISILDDPSVSRVMREASFSSPAVKATIEQSLNSPSPSASSIPNSGPIGLGFRGGPTAPNRNLYLNPRLQQQGSAAQLGHQRGEEVKRIADILLRSKKRNPVLVGESEPEAVVKELLRRIENKELGDGALKNAQVIHWDREFSSDRAQIAAKVKELGDLVDTRIANSGSGGGVIVNLGDLKWMVEQPVSFGVAGAGAGPGSGLQQQQQQVVSEVGRAAVAEMGKLLGRFGEGSGGRVWLIGTATCETYLRCQVYHPSMENDWDLQAVPIAPRAIPGGMFPRLGTNGILSSSVESLSPLKGFTAGATAPRRLSENLDPARRTSCCPQCMQNYEQELAKILPKEFEKSSSEVKSEAARPQLPQWLQNAKAHDDDAKTTDQTQPKDQELISKQRSQDLLKKWIDTCFRLHPSFHHPNLNSERIAPVPLSIAGLYNPNVIARRSFQPKLQMNRLLGETLQPNTNQVPTQPSERAVSPPDSPVRTDLILGRPKVSDTSPVHKERIKDFLGCMSSEPQNNLHEKQSNKLLSTLDADSFKKLVKGLMEKVWWQQDAASALATSVTQCKVGNGKQRGAASRGDMWILFMGPDRVGKKKMASALSELVSESNPIMICLGSRRDDGESDLSFRGKTALDRIAEAVRRNPFSVIMLEDIDEADTLIRGSIKRAMERGRLADSHGREISLGNVIFILTANWLPDNLKYLSNGISLDEDKLASLARGGWHLRLSLCERTAKRRAHWLHDEDRPTKPSKKDTSSALAFDLNEAANAEDERADNSHNSSDLTIDHEYEHGLNSNTNTRIPTTSAAPRELLEAVNDTIVFKPVNLSPIRRNITSSVNKKFTTIIGDGISIEVQDEALEKITSGVWLGRTSLEEWTEKALAPSFHQLKACLPNNSLNDSSMVVRLEIDTESDSRSFGDSDYLPSSVKVVAKGL